In the Blastocatellia bacterium genome, GAAGAACTCCTCCAACGGAGGGCTGTACGGAACGGGAGTATCCGGAGCGGTGACGCGGAGAATAGGGCCATCAAGATACTCGAATACGCGCTCCGTGATGCGTAGGGCAATCTCTCCAGCAATGCCGCCGGTTCGTGTGTCTTCATGGACAATGAGAACCTTTCCCGTCTTCGCTGCCGATGACAGGATGGTTTCGTCATCCAAAGGAAGGAGCGTTCTGAGATCAATGACTTCTGCATCTATTCCCTCAGCAGCAAGCTGATGGGCCGCGTCCAATGATTTGTGGAGCATCCAGCCGTAGCTGATGATCGTCAGGTCCTTTCCCGGCCTCCGAATCGCCGCTTTACCGATCGGGACGATATAGTCCTCTTCGGGAACCTCTTCTTTGATCCTTCGGTAGAGGTATTTGTGCTCAAAGTAAAGGACGGGATCTTCATCCCGGATGGCCGCCTTGATCAAACCCTTTGCATCATACGCCGTCGCCGGTTCAACAATCTTCAGGCCAGGCGTATGGAAGAAATAGGCTTCCACGTTCTGCGAGTGAAAGGGACCCCCATGGACGCCACCACCGCAGGGACCGCGGACAACGATGGGAACACCAGCACCCCAACGGTAGCGTGACTTCGCCGCCATGTTGGTAATCTGATCGAAGGCGCAGGAAATAAAGTCAATGAATTGCATCTCCGCAACAGGACGCATTCCGAGAAGAGCTGCGCCAATGGCAGCTCCGACGATGGCAGCTTCCGAGATGGGCGTGTCTATGACCCGTTCCTCTCCAAAATGCTCAAGGAATCCCTCGGTCACCTTGAACGCACCACCGTAGACCCCAATATCCTCGCCGAGGAGAAATACCCGTTCGTCCCGTTCCATCTCTTCCCATAGCCCTTGACGAATCGCTTCCAGATACGTGAGAACCGCCATCAGTTATGTCCTCCGGTATGTTGGTTCGCGTTCAAGCGATGGGGGAAAAGAACCAACCCCCTCATAGTAAACATCCTGGAGTGCGATTGAGGGATCAGGCATCGGGGACTGTTCGGCGTACCGGAGGTCGTGCTCCACCTCGGCGTCAATTCGTGAGTCAATCCCAGCGAGATCATCTTCTGAAGCCAAATTGTTCTCCCTGAGATAGCGGACGAGGCGATCAATGGGATCCTTTTGCCGCCAGTGCTCGA is a window encoding:
- a CDS encoding alpha-ketoacid dehydrogenase subunit beta, producing the protein MAVLTYLEAIRQGLWEEMERDERVFLLGEDIGVYGGAFKVTEGFLEHFGEERVIDTPISEAAIVGAAIGAALLGMRPVAEMQFIDFISCAFDQITNMAAKSRYRWGAGVPIVVRGPCGGGVHGGPFHSQNVEAYFFHTPGLKIVEPATAYDAKGLIKAAIRDEDPVLYFEHKYLYRRIKEEVPEEDYIVPIGKAAIRRPGKDLTIISYGWMLHKSLDAAHQLAAEGIDAEVIDLRTLLPLDDETILSSAAKTGKVLIVHEDTRTGGIAGEIALRITERVFEYLDGPILRVTAPDTPVPYSPPLEEFFLPQVEEIVAAARWLALY